From Monomorium pharaonis isolate MP-MQ-018 chromosome 9, ASM1337386v2, whole genome shotgun sequence, the proteins below share one genomic window:
- the LOC105834764 gene encoding histamine H2 receptor isoform X1 produces the protein MQNEKRQIADSSMNLKECNVPETNVSVTDSAANKEQDSHVFWILMDCFLLVAIVLGNVLTILAIMWARRLRNVVSNYFILNLAVSDLMVGVTLPYHLAFYVDSTLHQNKSVCISRFVMFSLACGGSIYNLIVIAIDRYVAIVHPLSYNVYATKRRVLLIIVIAWICTMAVSSIPIYWNCFDTSQTCELETVLPRFYIVAIQMPAFFLSWIAMFLLYWKIWREAHMHARRMNLSIVPNIAEKNDRKSVQVVLLILGCFSICWFPYFVVACMRTFGWRTNSMTIWYKSTFALAIANSGMNPFIYAWKNTNFRKAFQKILHFKSPNDNFNSSFKMYLEKQRELKGQADVQDGHINGSNNSHRCLPVFQSDHIEENRMENTIL, from the exons ATGCAAAATGAAAAACGACAAATAGCCGACTC AAGTATGAATCTAAAAGAGTGCAACGTTCCTGAGACAAATGTCTCAGTAACAGACAGCGCCGCAAACAAGGAACAAGATAGCCACGTGTTTTGGATTCTGATGGACTGCTTTTTGTTGGTTGCGATCGTTTTGGGAAACGTTCTCACAATATTGGCCATCATGTGGGCTCGCAGGCTCCGAAATGtcgtatcaaattattttatcttaaaccTAGCCGTGTCGGATCTTATGGTGGGCGTAACGCTTCCATATCATTTAGCGTTTTACGTGGACAGCACGTTACACCAAAACAAATCGGTGTGCATCTCGCGCTTCGTAATGTTCAGCTTGGCGTGCGGCGGGAGCATATACAATCTGATAGTGATCGCCATAGACCGATACGTCGCTATCGTACATCCGTTGAGCTATAACGTGTACGCGACTAAGCGGCGCGTCCTGCTGATTATAGTCATTGCTTGGATATGCACTATGGCCGTGTCATCGATTCCGATATATTGGAATTGTTTCGATACTTCGCAGACGTGCGAATTGGAAACGGTATTGCCGAG atTCTACATAGTGGCTATACAGATGCCGGCATTTTTTCTCAGTTGGATAGCAATGTTTCTGCTATATTGGAAAATCTGGAGAGAAGCGCACATGCACGCGCGACGCATGAACCTTAGTATTGTCCCAAACATCGCTGAGAAAAACGATCGCAAAAGCGTACAG gtGGTGTTGCTGATACTGGGATGTTTTTCAATCTGCTGGTTCCCGTATTTTGTCGTGGCGTGCATGCGAACCTTTGGTTGGAGGACAAACTCGATGACAATATGGTACAAATCTACGTTTGCATTGGCCATTGCCAACAGCGGAATGAATCCCTTCATATACGCGTGGAAAAATACCAATTTTCGCAAggcttttcaaaaaattttacattttaaatcgCCAAATGACAATTTCAACTCGAGCTTCAAAATGTACTTGGAAAAACAACGCGAACTAAAAGGCCAGGCAGACGTACAAGATGGCCATATAAATGGAAGCAACAATTCGCATAGATGTTTACCCGTTTTTCAATCTGATCACATTGAAGAAAACAGAATGGAAAACaccattttataa
- the LOC105834764 gene encoding histamine H2 receptor isoform X2 yields MNLKECNVPETNVSVTDSAANKEQDSHVFWILMDCFLLVAIVLGNVLTILAIMWARRLRNVVSNYFILNLAVSDLMVGVTLPYHLAFYVDSTLHQNKSVCISRFVMFSLACGGSIYNLIVIAIDRYVAIVHPLSYNVYATKRRVLLIIVIAWICTMAVSSIPIYWNCFDTSQTCELETVLPRFYIVAIQMPAFFLSWIAMFLLYWKIWREAHMHARRMNLSIVPNIAEKNDRKSVQVVLLILGCFSICWFPYFVVACMRTFGWRTNSMTIWYKSTFALAIANSGMNPFIYAWKNTNFRKAFQKILHFKSPNDNFNSSFKMYLEKQRELKGQADVQDGHINGSNNSHRCLPVFQSDHIEENRMENTIL; encoded by the exons ATGAATCTAAAAGAGTGCAACGTTCCTGAGACAAATGTCTCAGTAACAGACAGCGCCGCAAACAAGGAACAAGATAGCCACGTGTTTTGGATTCTGATGGACTGCTTTTTGTTGGTTGCGATCGTTTTGGGAAACGTTCTCACAATATTGGCCATCATGTGGGCTCGCAGGCTCCGAAATGtcgtatcaaattattttatcttaaaccTAGCCGTGTCGGATCTTATGGTGGGCGTAACGCTTCCATATCATTTAGCGTTTTACGTGGACAGCACGTTACACCAAAACAAATCGGTGTGCATCTCGCGCTTCGTAATGTTCAGCTTGGCGTGCGGCGGGAGCATATACAATCTGATAGTGATCGCCATAGACCGATACGTCGCTATCGTACATCCGTTGAGCTATAACGTGTACGCGACTAAGCGGCGCGTCCTGCTGATTATAGTCATTGCTTGGATATGCACTATGGCCGTGTCATCGATTCCGATATATTGGAATTGTTTCGATACTTCGCAGACGTGCGAATTGGAAACGGTATTGCCGAG atTCTACATAGTGGCTATACAGATGCCGGCATTTTTTCTCAGTTGGATAGCAATGTTTCTGCTATATTGGAAAATCTGGAGAGAAGCGCACATGCACGCGCGACGCATGAACCTTAGTATTGTCCCAAACATCGCTGAGAAAAACGATCGCAAAAGCGTACAG gtGGTGTTGCTGATACTGGGATGTTTTTCAATCTGCTGGTTCCCGTATTTTGTCGTGGCGTGCATGCGAACCTTTGGTTGGAGGACAAACTCGATGACAATATGGTACAAATCTACGTTTGCATTGGCCATTGCCAACAGCGGAATGAATCCCTTCATATACGCGTGGAAAAATACCAATTTTCGCAAggcttttcaaaaaattttacattttaaatcgCCAAATGACAATTTCAACTCGAGCTTCAAAATGTACTTGGAAAAACAACGCGAACTAAAAGGCCAGGCAGACGTACAAGATGGCCATATAAATGGAAGCAACAATTCGCATAGATGTTTACCCGTTTTTCAATCTGATCACATTGAAGAAAACAGAATGGAAAACaccattttataa
- the LOC105834764 gene encoding dopamine D2-like receptor isoform X3, whose amino-acid sequence MQNEKRQIADSSMNLKECNVPETNVSVTDSAANKEQDSHVFWILMDCFLLVAIVLGNVLTILAIMWARRLRNVVSNYFILNLAVSDLMVGVTLPYHLAFYVDSTLHQNKSVCISRFVMFSLACGGSIYNLIVIAIDRYVAIVHPLSYNVYATKRRVLLIIVIAWICTMAVSSIPIYWNCFDTSQTCELETVLPRFYIVAIQMPAFFLSWIAMFLLYWKIWREAHMHARRMNLSIVPNIAEKNDRKSVQVQCGVADTGMFFNLLVPVFCRGVHANLWLEDKLDDNMVQIYVCIGHCQQRNESLHIRVEKYQFSQGFSKNFTF is encoded by the exons ATGCAAAATGAAAAACGACAAATAGCCGACTC AAGTATGAATCTAAAAGAGTGCAACGTTCCTGAGACAAATGTCTCAGTAACAGACAGCGCCGCAAACAAGGAACAAGATAGCCACGTGTTTTGGATTCTGATGGACTGCTTTTTGTTGGTTGCGATCGTTTTGGGAAACGTTCTCACAATATTGGCCATCATGTGGGCTCGCAGGCTCCGAAATGtcgtatcaaattattttatcttaaaccTAGCCGTGTCGGATCTTATGGTGGGCGTAACGCTTCCATATCATTTAGCGTTTTACGTGGACAGCACGTTACACCAAAACAAATCGGTGTGCATCTCGCGCTTCGTAATGTTCAGCTTGGCGTGCGGCGGGAGCATATACAATCTGATAGTGATCGCCATAGACCGATACGTCGCTATCGTACATCCGTTGAGCTATAACGTGTACGCGACTAAGCGGCGCGTCCTGCTGATTATAGTCATTGCTTGGATATGCACTATGGCCGTGTCATCGATTCCGATATATTGGAATTGTTTCGATACTTCGCAGACGTGCGAATTGGAAACGGTATTGCCGAG atTCTACATAGTGGCTATACAGATGCCGGCATTTTTTCTCAGTTGGATAGCAATGTTTCTGCTATATTGGAAAATCTGGAGAGAAGCGCACATGCACGCGCGACGCATGAACCTTAGTATTGTCCCAAACATCGCTGAGAAAAACGATCGCAAAAGCGTACAGGTACAGT gtGGTGTTGCTGATACTGGGATGTTTTTCAATCTGCTGGTTCCCGTATTTTGTCGTGGCGTGCATGCGAACCTTTGGTTGGAGGACAAACTCGATGACAATATGGTACAAATCTACGTTTGCATTGGCCATTGCCAACAGCGGAATGAATCCCTTCATATACGCGTGGAAAAATACCAATTTTCGCAAggcttttcaaaaaattttacattttaa